A single region of the Cucumis melo cultivar AY chromosome 3, USDA_Cmelo_AY_1.0, whole genome shotgun sequence genome encodes:
- the LOC103485504 gene encoding lysine histidine transporter 1, with protein sequence MGTQAPQFEADSKPYKDPNSLMDEEKKRKQKEIDDWLPITSSRNAKWWYSAFHNVTAMVGAGVLSLPSAMASLGWGPGVTVLVISWVVTLYTLWQMVEMHEMVPGKRFDRYHELGQHAFGEKLGLYIVVPQQLVVEVGVNIVYMVTGGQSLKKFYDTVCPSCTKIKQTYFIMIFASVHFVLSHLPNFNSISGVSLAAAVMSLSYSTIAWAASVHKGIQEDVQYGYKAHSTSGTVFNFFTALGDVAFAYAGHNVVLEIQATIPSTPEKPSKGPMWRGVIVAYIVVALCYFPVAIIGYWMFGNSVKDNILLSLEKPAWLIAMANMFVVIHVIGSYQIYAMPVFDMIETVLVKKLHFKPSFLLRFVSRNIYVGLTMFIGITFPFFGGLLGFFGGFVFAPTTYFLPCVMWLAIYKPKKFTLSWWSNWVAIVLGVLLMVLAPIGGLRTIILQAKDYKFYS encoded by the exons ATGGGAACTCAAGCACCTCAATTTGAAGCTGATTCTAAGCCTTATAAAGATCCTAACTCTTTG ATggatgaagagaaaaaaaggaaacaaaaggAAATAGACGATTGGCTACCAATCACATCCTCAAGGAACGCAAAATGGTGGTACTCGGCTTTTCACAACGTGACAGCCATGGTGGGCGCTGGTGTCCTAAGTCTCCCCTCGGCCATGGCTTCATTAGGGTGGGGTCCTGGCGTGACTGTGCTAGTGATCTCATGGGTCGTGACTCTGTACACGCTTTGGCAAATGGTTGAGATGCACGAGATGGTTCCAGGGAAGCGGTTCGATAGGTATCATGAATTGGGCCAACATGCTTTTGGTGAGAAGCTTGGGCTTTATATTGTGGTGCCCCAACAACTTGTGGTTGAGGTTGGGGTTAATATTGTGTATATGGTTACGGGTGGTCAATCATTGAAGAAATTTTATGACACTGTTTGCCCTTCTTGCACTAAGATCAAACAGACATATTTCATTATGATCTTTGCTTCTGTTCATTTTGTGCTATCACATCTTCCCAATTTCAACTCCATTTCTGGTGTCTCTCTTGCCGCTGCTGTCATGTCCTTGAG TTACTCAACAATAGCATGGGCAGCATCGGTGCACAAGGGAATACAAGAAGACGTACAATATGGTTACAAAGCTCATTCCACATCGGGCACCgttttcaatttcttcacaGCCTTAGGGGACGTAGCTTTCGCATATGCAGGCCATAATGTGGTGCTTGAAATTCAAGCCACAATCCCTTCTACTCCGGAAAAGCCCTCTAAAGGCCCCATGTGGAGAGGTGTCATTGTTGCCTACATCGTTGTTGCCCTTTGCTACTTTCCCGTTGCCATCATCGGCTATTGGATGTTTGGTAACTCCGTCAAAGACAATATTCTTCTCTCCCTCGAGAAGCCTGCATGGCTCATTGCAATGGCTAACATGTTCGTCGTCATTCACGTCATTGGCAGTTACCAG ATCTATGCAATGCCTGTATTTGACATGATTGAGACAGTACTTGTCAAGAAATTGCATTTCAAGCCTTCTTTTCTACTTCGCTTCGTGTCCCGCAATATATACGTCG gattgaCAATGTTTATTGGCATTACCTTCCCCTTCTTCGGTGGATTGTTAGGGTTCTTTGGTGGTTTCGTCTTTGCTCCAACAACATACTTT CTGCCTTGCGTGATGTGGCTGGCCATTTACAAACCAAAGAAGTTTACCTTATCTTGGTGGAGTAATTGG GTAGCAATAGTCCTAGGGGTTCTTTTGATGGTCTTGGCACCCATTGGTGGGTTGAGAACAATCATATTGCAAGCCAAAGATTACAAGTTTTACTCTTGA